The region GTCTCCCCGAGGAGGCCCATGATCCTGGAGGCGAGCAGGAGCGAGGCGAGGGTGAGCAGCAGCACCGCGAGCAGCACCCCCACGAAGACCGCGAGCTCCAGCGCGCCCCGCCCGCCGGTGTACAGCAGCACGGTGGCTATCGCGCCGGGGCCGGCGATGAGCGGGATGGCCAGCGGGAAGACGGAGATGTCGTGGTCGTAGTGGTCCTCCTCCTGCTCGCGCACGGTGCGCGAGCGCAGGCCGCGGGGGGAGGAGAAGACCATGTCCAGCGCGAGGATGAACAGCAGGATGCCCCCCGCGATCCTGAAGGCGGCGAGGCTTATGCCGAGCGCCCCGAGCAGCACGTCCCCGGCGAGGGCGAACCCGAGGAGGATCGCCGCCCCCAGCAGCGCGCCCCTGAGCGCGGTCTCCCGCTTGCGCTTTGCGGGGTACCCGCCGGTGAGCGCCGCGAAGACGGGGGCGAGCCCCGGCGGGTCCACCACCACGAGCAGCGTGACGAACGCGTTGAAGGCGTAGTCGAGCACCTACAGCAGCTCCGGCCTCTCCCAGGCGCGCCCGCGCGCGTGGTGGTCTATGAACGCGAGGACGGTCCGGTACCACAGCAGGGAGTTGTTGGGCTTTACCACCCAGTGGTTCTCGTCCGGGAAGTGCAGGAACTTGGCCTCGACCCCGTGCCGCTTGAGGGCGGTCCACAGCGCGAGGGCCTCGCTCACGGGCACGCGGAAGTCCTTCTCGCCGTGGACGACGAGCACGGGGGTCTTTATCCGTGGGGCGCTCGGGCGGGGGCTGTTGGCGCGGTAGCGGGAGGGGTCCTCGTAGGGGTTGCCGAACTCCCGCTCCCACCAGGTGCCCAGGTCGCTGGTGCCGTGGAAGCCCTCGAGGTCCCACAGGCTGGCGTGGGCGACGAGCGCCCGGAAGCGGCGGGTGTGGCCCGCGATCCAGTTGACCATGTACCCCCCGAAGGAGCCGCCGAGCGCCGCGGCCCGCTCCCCGTCCACCTCCGGGCGCTGCGCGGCCTGCTCCGCCGCCCGCATGAGGTCGTCGTAGACGACCTCGCCCCACCGCCCCCAGCCGCGCCGGATGTGCTCGAGGCCGTAGCCGGTGGAGAGCGCGGGGTCGGGCAGGAGCACGGCCCAGCCGTCGTCGGCGAAGACGTGCGGGTTCCAGCGCCAGTGCCAGCCGTCCCAGGAGTTGAGCGGCCCGCCGTGGATGAGGACGGAGAGCGGGGCGGGGCGCTCCGACGAGGCGCCCGGCGGGAGAACGAGCCACGAGGGGACGCGGGCGCCGTCGCGCGCCCGCGCCTCCACCCTCTCCACGCGCGCCGGGAGCCTGAGCCGCTCGAGCTCCGGGAAGCTGC is a window of Rubrobacter xylanophilus DSM 9941 DNA encoding:
- a CDS encoding MarC family protein, which produces MLDYAFNAFVTLLVVVDPPGLAPVFAALTGGYPAKRKRETALRGALLGAAILLGFALAGDVLLGALGISLAAFRIAGGILLFILALDMVFSSPRGLRSRTVREQEEDHYDHDISVFPLAIPLIAGPGAIATVLLYTGGRGALELAVFVGVLLAVLLLTLASLLLASRIMGLLGETGANVLSRVLGVVIAALAAQFVLDGVRSSLL